The sequence below is a genomic window from Cedecea neteri.
CCGAATGATAGGCAAACTGCGAAAGGCGGGAGAGTTGTTCGAGAGCGTTTCAGACGAAGATGCCAGAGCCAGGCGGCTCCAGTTGACCACCCTGGGTAAACAAACGGTCAGGGAAATCCACCAGTACGGCAGAATGCGCGTAGAGAAGGCTCTGGTGCATCTGAATGATCAGGCGCAGCAATCTGTAGCTGATGGCCTGTCCAACTATGCTCAGGCGCTAAAAGCCTGTCGTGATGAGCTTACGGGCGACGAGGGAAGAAAAGAATTCGAGATAATGACGGGATATCAGCCTGGCGTAATTGGCCGCGTGGCGGAAATGCACGCTAACTATTACTCAAGGCACTATAACTTCGGCCATTTTTTTGAAGGGAAAGTTGCCGCCGGGCTGGCGGAGTTTTCAGGGCGGCTGGATCGCCCGTGTAACCGCATCTGGGTGGTCTGCCGCAATGGCAAAATCGTAGGCTCTGTATCCATCGATGGTGAAGATCTGGGCAATCAAGAAGCCCATTTGCGCTGGTTTATTCTCGACGATGAGTGCCGTGGCAGCGGTATCGGGCGAACGCTTTTACGTGAGGCCATGCGCTTTTGCGATGAGTATGGGTTTTCCGCCGTGCAGCTGTGGACTTTTAGCGGCCTGAATGCAGCTCGCCATCTTTATGAGTCGATGGGATTCGAGCTAACCCGGGAATGGCAGGGCGAGCAATGGGGAAGCTCAATGCTGGAGCAGCAATTCACGCGCAAACGGCCCGCAGAAAAGTAATTCGGGACAAGCAGGCTATTAAGGTCTTTTCTTTGCTTGTTCTCTTCGGCGAACTCCCAGTAAAATCAGGCGCATAAACGGGGCAGGGGGAGCCTTTACGGAATGCTGAATTTTGTAACCAGACAACGCAGATTTGAGCGGCGCTGGCTAGTTGCCCTGGTCTTTGCCACGGTGGCTATGCTGGTCTTGAGCCTGTGCGCCGGGGATGTCTGGTTTTCCCCTCTGTCCTGGTGGAATGATGAAGCGCGGCTCTTCATCTGGCAAATTCGCTTGCCGCGAACGCTTGCTGTCCTGCTGGTAGGTGCGGCGCTGGCCGTAACTGGCACAGTTATGCAGTCGCTGTTTGAAAATCCTCTGGCTGAACCCGGTTTATTGGGCGTTTCCAACGGCGCTGGCGTCGCGCTGGTTGTTGCCCTGCTGCTCGGGCAGGGGATGCTGCCAGGCTGGGCGCTGGGGCTGTGTGCCATCCTCGGTGCCTTAGCGATCACTCTTATTCTGTTACGTTTTTCCCGTCGTCATCTCTCTACCAGTCGTCTATTACTTGCAGGTGTCGCCCTCGGCATTATTTGTAGCGCCCTGATGACCTGGGCGGTCTACTTTAGCTCCAGCCTCGACTTGCGTCAGCTAATGTACTGGATGATGGGCGGCTTTGGCGGTGTGGACTGGCGTCAGGGCTGGCTGATGGTGACGCTGCTGCCGGTGGTGGTCTGGCTGTGCCGACAGCATGCGCCGCTCAACCTGATGGCGCTCGGTGAAAACTCAGCCCGGCAGCTGGGACTTTCCGTCTGGCTATGGCGCAATATTTTGGTTGTGGCTACCGGCTGGCTGGTTGGCGTCAGCGTGGCGCTTGCCGGAGCGATTGGATTTGTCGGTCTGGTGATCCCACACATGCTCCGACTCGCGGGGTTAACCGATCATCGCGTTTTGCTGCCTGCCAGCGCGCTGGCAGGGGCCGCGGTCTTAACCGGGGCGGATGTGGTGGCAAGGCTTGCGCTTAGTTCTGCCGAGCTGCCCATTGGCGTAGTCACCGCGACGCTCGGCGCGCCGGTGTTTATCTGGCTATTATTGAAAGCCGGACGTTAATTCGGCTCACAGAGGAAGAGGATGATATGCAAAGCAATGTTCTGAATACCGAAGTCACCACCATTGACGGTGAACACACCACGTTGGAGAGCTGGCAGGGAAAAGTGCTGCTGGTGGTGAATGTCGCTTCCAAATGCGGTCTGACGCCGCAGTATGAACAACTGGAAAACCTGCAGAAAGACTTTGAAGCCCAGGGGTTCAGCGTGCTCGGTTTCCCATGTAATCAGTTTTTGGGGCAAGAGCCTGGCAGCAGCGAAGAAATTAAAACCTTCTGCAGCACCACCTACGGCGTTACGTTCCCGCTGTTTAGCAAAATCGATGTCAACGGCGAGCACCGCCATCCGTTTTATCAAAAGCTGATTGATGCGCGTCCGGCAGCCGTTGCACCGGAAGGCAGTGGTTTCCTGGAGAGAATGAGCAGCAAAGGGCGTGGCCCACTTTACCCTGACGACATCCTGTGGAACTTTGAAAAATTCCTCATTGGCCGTGATGGCAAAGTGATTCAGCGTTTCTCTCCGGACATGACGCCGGAAGATCCCGTGGTGCTGGACGCCATTAAACAGGCGTTGGCTAAATAAGTTGCCCCTGCTGCAGCTGACAGGCGTCACCGTCGCGGGCCGGGTTGGGCCAATATCTGCGGCGGTGGAGCCCGGAGAACTTATCCATCTAGTCGGGCCGAACGGGGCAGGCAAGAGCACGCTGCTCACGCGGATGGCTGGATTAAGCGCCGGGCAAGGCAGCCTTATGTTTAATCAGCAGCAGCTTGACGACTGGTTGCCTGCCGGGCTTTCCCGGCGCCGGGCCTGGCTAAACCAGCAGCAGCTTCCTCCTTTTGCCATGCCCGTCTGGCATTACCTGCAGCTGCATCAATCCTCGCCTGATTCCGAATCGGCAATGCTGCGTCTGGCGGCGTCGCTATGGCTTTCAGACAAACTGACCAGGTCGGTCAATCAGCTTTCCGGCGGTGAATGGCAGCGCGTTCGCCTTGCTGCCGTGCTGCTGCAGATTGACCCCTCGGTCAATCCCGAAGGGCAGCTGTTGTTGCTCGATGAACCAATGAACAGCCTTGATGTCGCCCAGCAGGCCGCGTTAGATCGCCTGTTGCATGCATTCAGTGAGGCTGGAATTGCGGTAGTGATGAGCAGCCATGATTTGAACCATAGCCTGCGTCATGCTCATAAAGTGTGGCTCCTGCGTGAGGGGAAAATGGTCGCTCAGGGGTCGAAGGATGAAGTGCTGACGCCGAAAAATTTAGCTGCAGCTTACCAAATGCCGTTCCGACTTTTGCGCATCGAAGGGCACAGTATGCTGATAATCCCGTTATAACATCGTGGAAAGCTTGCAATAATTCCGGGCGGCAGGCTAAATTACTGGAAACAGCAAGACCGGGAGTTGTCTGAAAATGCGTTTGTGGCTTATTGCAGTGGCATGCATAGTGTTGGTGGGATGTAGTCATAATGCTCCTCATCCGAACGCCAGGCTTTCCGATTCCATCACCGTTATCGCTCAGCTAAACGATCAGCTCCGCAGCTGGCACGGCACGCCGTACACCTATGGTGGCATGAGTCGGCGCGGCGTGGATTGCTCCGGCTTCGTGCTGATGACCTTCCGCGACAGGTTCGATCTGATGCTGCCGCGCATGACCAGCGAGCAGGCAGAAATCGGCACAAAAATCGATAAGGACGACCTGTTGCCTGGCGATCTGGTTTTCTTCAAAACCGGCTCGGGCGAAAGCGGCCTGCACGTCGGTATTTATGATACCGACAACACGTTTATTCACGCGTCTACCAGTCGCGGCGTCATGCGTTCCTCTCTGGACAACGTCTATTGGCGGAAAAAATTCTGGCAAGCCCGCCGCATATAGCCTTTCCTGTTTTTTTCTTGACTGAAAATCGTGACCGTTCCCGCAAATCTGCGGGCAACGTCAACGATATTAGCAATATCAGGTAATATCGGGATGCATTGTGCTTTTCCCGCTAAGGATTGTTTCATGGTCACCCTCGAAGATGTTGCTGCCCACGCCGGCGTCTCCCGCGCCACCGTATCCCGCGTGGTGA
It includes:
- a CDS encoding C40 family peptidase codes for the protein MRLWLIAVACIVLVGCSHNAPHPNARLSDSITVIAQLNDQLRSWHGTPYTYGGMSRRGVDCSGFVLMTFRDRFDLMLPRMTSEQAEIGTKIDKDDLLPGDLVFFKTGSGESGLHVGIYDTDNTFIHASTSRGVMRSSLDNVYWRKKFWQARRI
- the btuD gene encoding vitamin B12 ABC transporter ATP-binding protein BtuD, which codes for MPLLQLTGVTVAGRVGPISAAVEPGELIHLVGPNGAGKSTLLTRMAGLSAGQGSLMFNQQQLDDWLPAGLSRRRAWLNQQQLPPFAMPVWHYLQLHQSSPDSESAMLRLAASLWLSDKLTRSVNQLSGGEWQRVRLAAVLLQIDPSVNPEGQLLLLDEPMNSLDVAQQAALDRLLHAFSEAGIAVVMSSHDLNHSLRHAHKVWLLREGKMVAQGSKDEVLTPKNLAAAYQMPFRLLRIEGHSMLIIPL
- a CDS encoding helix-turn-helix domain-containing GNAT family N-acetyltransferase, with the protein product MSDSTLIESIRASSRQVVRELGFLNSTLAATNYSASAVHALLEIDSRKNVTAADLVQVLGLEKSSVSRMIGKLRKAGELFESVSDEDARARRLQLTTLGKQTVREIHQYGRMRVEKALVHLNDQAQQSVADGLSNYAQALKACRDELTGDEGRKEFEIMTGYQPGVIGRVAEMHANYYSRHYNFGHFFEGKVAAGLAEFSGRLDRPCNRIWVVCRNGKIVGSVSIDGEDLGNQEAHLRWFILDDECRGSGIGRTLLREAMRFCDEYGFSAVQLWTFSGLNAARHLYESMGFELTREWQGEQWGSSMLEQQFTRKRPAEK
- a CDS encoding glutathione peroxidase: MQSNVLNTEVTTIDGEHTTLESWQGKVLLVVNVASKCGLTPQYEQLENLQKDFEAQGFSVLGFPCNQFLGQEPGSSEEIKTFCSTTYGVTFPLFSKIDVNGEHRHPFYQKLIDARPAAVAPEGSGFLERMSSKGRGPLYPDDILWNFEKFLIGRDGKVIQRFSPDMTPEDPVVLDAIKQALAK
- the btuC gene encoding vitamin B12 ABC transporter permease BtuC, whose product is MLNFVTRQRRFERRWLVALVFATVAMLVLSLCAGDVWFSPLSWWNDEARLFIWQIRLPRTLAVLLVGAALAVTGTVMQSLFENPLAEPGLLGVSNGAGVALVVALLLGQGMLPGWALGLCAILGALAITLILLRFSRRHLSTSRLLLAGVALGIICSALMTWAVYFSSSLDLRQLMYWMMGGFGGVDWRQGWLMVTLLPVVVWLCRQHAPLNLMALGENSARQLGLSVWLWRNILVVATGWLVGVSVALAGAIGFVGLVIPHMLRLAGLTDHRVLLPASALAGAAVLTGADVVARLALSSAELPIGVVTATLGAPVFIWLLLKAGR